DNA from Rhipicephalus microplus isolate Deutch F79 chromosome 5, USDA_Rmic, whole genome shotgun sequence:
cttacccacctcatGCACTTGATTTTTCGTCTCGCGTACGTGTTTCACTACCCGGTTTTTtatcacgcggctcttcaagcgctcctgacGCTCACCATTTGTCTCATAAGGACACCATGGTCACGATAGACGAGTTGACACACCGAGAAAATACccagtcgagccatgctccttcagcacgggttcatgcatcaccgtcTGGTGCATACACACCCGACAATTgaagcaacaccgaaggctcagactcatcgaacgtcgcacgctgccatgcgcaagagcctctcgtagtgaacagcgcagaaaaagcttctgaagaactttctatcaactctaaagcatcatcttcattgcctgaattgcatgacaacagctcacagactaccagctgccgactggagaCCCCATCAGGTAGTCATGAAAACCAGCGCAATGTTCAAGTAGGGCTTCCACCACGATACGGTCcacagcaacgtcagcaacgccagCGAAAGCAAGTCGgtgaatcgcagacactccaacggactcaccaaggacgacgacgcaaagcaagtctcttaaaacaaattcaagaagtgAGGCAActtcgcataagggatcggcgccagaaacgcatttggcacgaAATATCAACCCTGCGCCTAAGATTACAcctccgaaacctcaggaaacaccgaatAAGACAAGAAGTCGCCAGTTCTACCGCGCAATGATTCAGAcatcatcccattagtttgcgacaatggagccaacgccacagaaaacaacaaaaaagactgAGCGTTACAATTTGTAcaacgcacgaacatagacataattccttgaacttcagttctcttACACGCAAGCTGCAAGCACTGATTCTGTCTCAGCCGCATCACAAAATACAGCGCGTACGACGGAGTATTCggcgcctacgacattcgaccttcaaatgctacaaggacttccaaccttgttcgttcctcgcaggtGCTCAAGTCGTGTCACGGTCAGTGCAGTTTTTAAAGACGCTGTTACCTTCTCCAGAATGCCACAGCCAACTTTgcccaccagaactcctccaTTCAatggactgctgcactcttttctgaagttttgagattttacggaacaccactgggacatgaaaccaattgtgaattttgacatttgtgacttctcaaccttgccttgtttacattttcttgttcgtaatctaTGCCTTCTTTCGgtgggagggggaatcgtgtgacatATGAAGCAATGATttgtagaagccgagaaggaagaagtgcaaattttggcaagtctgcggtgccgtagaaatgTCAGGAAGCTcttcagggttttttttttactgttcactgcgagtggttcttgcgcctggtagcgtgcgacgttcgatgcgtctgagcgttctgttttgtttggactgtcgagggtgtgtgcaccggacggtgatgcatgaaaccgtacggaagaagaATGGCTTAACGGGGTATTTTctcgatgcgccaggtcatctatcATGAATACGGCGACtttataaggcaagtggtgagcgttaggagtgcatgaagaaccgcgtgacgaaaacccaggtggtggaccacgtatgcgagacgaagagtgaagggcatcaggtggttgagcaacgtctcgtgtcatatgctgaagcgatgacttcggaaatgccgactttcgtgtacAAGAGAGacgcgcttgacggttgggtttttcccaatatacgcatggccttctgtaagtaaacgcatgtgccacttcgtcttgaggcacttgtcgattcgcgctggacttccGAATGCTttaggactgcttaggaaattgacaaTAGCGTGCAGTTGCCTCTAATTGGTTGGctatgagtaagtcttggtcatagccATTAAAACGCGTAATCATCTtctctttgatctttttccaagactcatcgttctcgaagatgcgggtgaggtaaaacttgaatgcctcacctgagatgtagtcagtgaagtttatgatcatttcctgttccgaccaggatgcagtggCGGCGTGGAGCTCaaaaaggttgaaccagtcctgtactgtcctgtgacgtaagaaggcaaggatggttaggagaagttgaggaggaagaagtgagaatagaataaactggcgtatgagccaggccacgtctcccagtcatcatagcgtcatatatatatatatatatatatatatatatatatatatatatatatatatatatatatatatatatatatatatgtatatatatatatatatagaacaacAGTATCCCTACCATGTACATATAAGTGGTAAAATACCGCAGTAGGAAACGTCTGTGAAATGGGCTATTCAGTTGTACGAACCTCAAATTTCCCGCTGAAGCGTCATTGGAACTAATGCTAAAGCGTTTCAATTCAACAAAATTAGTACTAACGAAATTCAAGTTCCAGTAACATATTTTGTTGTGCAATCTACTGCCTCACACTTCACACTAAAAAGAAATGGCCTGAAAGAATGGGCAGAAATGCCGATCGCCTTTAGGCCTTTAGAGCACTGTGCCACCTGTCACTCTTGCATTGCGAGATGTGCCATTATATTTAAAGAAAGGACCTTAACGAACGTGGTAGCTGAAGAAAAAGAGAAGGATGATTGAGCAATATTTTTAAAAGCTTCAGGACATTTAGTGTATGAAGCACTGATGTCCTTATAAAAGTTGAATTCTGCGCTGCTCAGGATAACTTTGTGCCGGCGATGAATTTTGAGAACTGGGACACAGTGAGTCAATTAAGACATTCACAACCTAACTGTAAGCGCATAAGTGCAGCAAAAGTTGCAACATTTTTTTAACCTGTGCAGGCATTCACAGTCGAGTAAGCAGCATTGTCGATAAAAAAGTGAACATTTCTAGAAATGATCGCTTCTTTAGCTCCTGGCAGCATGTTTATCATACGTATGCAGGAATGGTGTATATATACATTAGCAAAACACAATTACATGCCTTGTCTAAAAAGGTGGCATGGGTAGTGGTGCGTGAAGTTGTGCTTCACTATGCTGTTTTTCTGTGCTAAGCTGTCGAAAGGATTACGCTGGTCTTGTGAATTTCTATGATACTTCTTAGACTGCTCTGTACCTAATTTTAACGGAGCACAAATCTCTATCTTAATTATATATTCTATATTGATTGGAGGCgtcgtgctttttttattttaacaccTCACAATGGAACCTATGTTTTCAATCCTGAAAAGTTTGGGACAACTGTGGTTTTTTACAGCATTTTCGAAAATGCATAGAGTTGTATTGaaagcggaagaaaaaaaaacaaggcgacATGTCATTTTTTCAGCATTTCATTGTTCGCGCTGTTTTAACATGATGTACGCAAGCTGACCAGAGCAGATAATGGACTTTAGTACAAATTTATTGCTAATATGCGTGATACGTCCAATTTCGTAGGAAGCATGAAGAGTGTGATAAAGACGACAATGTCTGAGAAGCTCGTGGTCCACTACCGCTATTCTCAGGATATTCACGACCTCGTAGACGCAATACAGCGTTACCTCAAGTGCTGCGGCATGACGTCACGAAACTTTCGTGACTGGAACGACAACATGTAAGTGAGCTCACAACCTCATTCGCCgcttttactttgaaaacaaGTGTTGGTGCAGAGAGCTTACAAAGCCTCAAATCATGGAGGCATTGAAAAACAATGTTACTTGCGGAAAGTTGTCGAAAGAGGTACTGCAATGTACAGATGTAATAAAGCTCTTTGCGAAAGCTGGTGGTTCATTGCATCGGCTTAGAACAAAGAAGGAGCAACATGTCGTCTTCGCACATACTGAGGCAGCTATACGCGATCCTATGTTTTTATAATATTATTCGTAAGATATGCAATGATCATTGAAGGAATATTCTGAAAAATATGCATATTGGCCATGCCACCTTCAGTGGTTAGCGACTGTTTTATTATTTTCGTGCATATATCAAGCTGTTAGTTAAAGGCCCACTTAAGAGTTAGGCTTTTTTTGCGTACTAGTGAAGTAcagtttcacaatcccgaaaacgccAATTTTGCCGCGACTCAGCGCTtgctaagcgagaaaacgcgcgaaacaAAAATGCGTGTAGAGACGCCACTCGAGATTCTTGCACAAACACTGTGACGTGATGGGATTTGAAGGCGTGCACTGGGTCTTAGGTAGCTCCTAATCAATACATTTTTGTACATTTTCACCTGTGGGTATTTATCACACGAACTTCCAGTACATTTGATCGACACAACGTCTCCAAAATTTTGATAGTGCAAGGTGAAATGTTTGACGCCAAACACGTGAGCATcggtgtgagagagagagagaaaaaacatttattgaaagaagcttgtgagtgaaggtgggagggtcccttattctaggaaccctctggcttggacagcccgccgagctcgagcgacgagttgaggctgctcgaccaggtccggctgagAGATCACAGcttcccacgcttcactgaggaggtcagGGTCcacatctggtgctgctgctcatagtcttgggacgcttactttgcactgcagtaggaggtgcgccagcgtgtctgccacattgcagtgagggcagatgtacCTGTGCAAAAACGTTGGCCTCATAaggtgcaatagtacgccgtgggtgaacgtgttgttttgaagacgcctataatcagtcccttcgtctcttgtgagtttcggatgtggcggagggtataacctgcgttcgagccgataatgttgcagtaatgcatggtatGGCTTCTTTTGCCTttgattctgttgttgagtgggaggtgctTCGGATCTCATATTggaatgcccggttgacgcattcgcgggctgcggtgtgtgccgcttcattttcCTTGAGAACTTCATaacccggaatccacacgatgcatgtgtagggaggaggattgtccatgcgctatagtagcctaatcgccaccgtggagaccctgcctttcCGGTAGTTttgtgccgctgtttgtgagtcggtaaaaaccacgatgggatcctcaatcgtctgggtggcgagtgctatagcagcctcttctGCTGTGTCCGCACGTTTGGCGATAATACTCGCCGATGCCAGCACCACGCCCTTGTAATCTGTGATGGTAATCGCGAAGACATTACGTCCtggatatttggctgcgtccacgtgTTGCACCTGCGGGTCATTGCGATGCtttttccggatcatgttaaccTGGCGAACCACCTCTCTCGGTGCCGTTGAGGATGCATGTTTCGAGGGATCTTCTGAATTCCAAGGCTTTCTCACAGCTGAgacggtattttgcctttgcgttcttcgttgggtCCTAGGgtggtctggtatcctgtgcgtcgaaggacggcttgccctgtgagtgacagcttgagtctctcgacctggttaatgaggtgtgcttcggtgagttcttcccacgtattatgaactcccatgcgaagcagtcggtcagtggaggcggctggcggcagtcctaAGGCAAGCTCTGTAGCCTTTTgtatcagcagattaagttttcgtttctccgctgtcttcaggttgaggtagggaTTTCCGTACGTTATGTGGCCgtaaaggagagcttgtaccTTTTTAGGttgtcgtgctctttgaagccactgaGGCGGTTAGCCGCCCTTCAGATtaggtgggtgagctgtgtcacagtgttctgcagccggggtagTGCAGCGGAGCCAAACCCCTCTTTATGTATATGTAGTTCAAGGACTCGaagcgtgtcaacttgtggtatttggactccctgtagaaagacttgtgggtcaggagtgtcgtagcttggtggtctaccccgagtgcgtgccgcaagtactaacagtttcaatatttccggagcacattggaggccCCAGGTCTTGACATATCTTTCAGTGATGTTAACCGCCTCTTGAAGTTGGTCTTCCTGTTCACTCATACTTGAACCCCTTGTGtacatagtgatatcatcggcgtataaagggtgatgtatcccagggacagcgtccaagagacgtgggagcATAAGGAGGGCCAAGTTCAAAAgcactggtgatatcactgagccctgcggcgtgcctttgttaagggagttgaaaaagctcgctcctgATATTGGCAATCCCTACAGTGGCAGTGCGGTTGGTGAGAAAAGCCAGCATAGAGGCGTATGTCTTGACACCAcagccgacatcttccaggctacgcagaatagcttcgtggctcacattgtACAATGCACCCTTTACGTCCAAAGCAAGGAAAGATGACTTATTGTGCTCGCTCAAGCAGAGAaggatatgtttctttttctgcaagaggacgtcttgtgtgctgagcgtttggcggaagccgaacatggtgttcggGTAGTGACCATTGCCTTCGAGATGTGTGGTGAGCCGCTACtttaccatgtgctcaaagagtATCCCAGCGCAATATGCAAGGGAAATGAGATGAAGATTCGCaatcgagattggcttgtttggcttgtgtaccatggtcacctctgagtgcttccaggcttgAGGTAGCTCGCCCTTCCTCCAGCAGTCGTTATAGTGCCGAAGGAGTGCCGTCTACGCCCGGGGCGGTAGCTGTAgtaggtgcttattggtcactctGTCTTTTCCTTGGATCGTGTTGCGCGTAAGCTTTGCGAGGGCCGCTTAGCTCTGCGAGCgtgaaaggctggtctagtgcttCCTTCGGTGCTCCTCGGTACTCTGTGGATGTCGAATTGttgatggaggtagcttgctggttaaccGAGCCACGCAGTTCTGCTTCAAGTTCTTGGAGTAACTGGTGCTCTGTGCCCTCATAGTTGTGCATGAGCCACTGAATTGTATTTCTTTAATTAGTTTTTGTGTGGGTGTCGTCGATcagggctcgaagaatgcgccaaATCTTCTTTGTTCTCAATGTCTCTTGAAGTTTGTTGCAGAAGGACCGCCAGTTCTGGCTCGCAAGGTTTGcggcgtactcctgtgcctgtctagtgagtacggcgatgcggcgcttcagcttgcggttgagcttttACCGTTGCCATCGTTTAGTAAGCAATCTTTGAGCTTCCCGTAGGGGAAGGAGATGATTATCGACTGCCGGATCGTCCTCGTTCAAGTGTATCGCTTTGGTATGTCCGTCAACAACACTTAGAATATTGTTTAACCAGGCTTCATTGTCTTCGATAGTCGAGGCATCATGAAGGTCATTCCTGTAGGCGGTCCAGTTCatgagccgagcttttcctgtcttgagTGAGCGGTGGGCCTGTTCGACCTCTATTTGAATTATGTGATGGTCACTCCTTAGAGTGTCTGGTAGCCTTGTccacgttgcgttgtgcacgtctctagtgaacgtgagatcaagattagtatccctcgacacgctgttgcccactcgggttggatggagcaagtcattccacagcgtCAGACCGTGTTCCTGTACAGCGTCGTAAACACGCGCCcccttcttggtggtgctgtgatagcgcCAGGCCGTGTGTGGAGCCTTGAAGTCCCCAACTATGACGAGTCGGTTGCCGTTAACCATTTGATGGAGCTCGTGGACGAAGTGGTCGTATTGGTGTAACTGCTCTCGCGGAGGGCTGTAAAGGTTGGTCAGGCATAAGTTTTGTTGAGTCTTCCGAGTGGGGATTATCTTCACGATGGTGTGTTCGATGCCAAAGTCTTCAATTTCATAACGCTGTGCGGTTAGAGTCTTCTTTACTAAAATTGGAGTGCCGGGTGAGCATGTGAGAGTGCTGTAGCCAAGgagcttgattttttctgtgtgggtttcCTTCAACGCGATCATATCTAGattatttgttttaacatattcttgcATGTTTGCAGGACGAGGTCTGTAGGATCTGCATttccagtgccaaattcgaaGAGCGGGGAGTGGCTCAGACTATCTATGGGTGGGAGCTGCCATTCTGGCTGTTGATTCCCGCCTAGTGCAGGTCGTTTGGTGCTGTCGATCGAATTTCCGCTGCAGTTTCATCCCCTAAAGTATTTGCTCTTTCCGCTTGGTCCTTGATTGCGCCACCAGCTGCTCATGGGTaacgaaatttttgtatgcatatgttatgaagttatgctgttgtgccatgaagccatcAAGCTTGTCATCGAGCGTGCTTACAGTACGGGTCAGTGGTTCTATCTTTTCCAAAATTttagtaaccactttctctaCGGTTATGTCTATGAATGCGAGGAGTTTCACAGGGAGGGCTTTTTCGAAAGCTTCAAGGCGTAGTTCGAAGAGTTCGAGCATCTTCGCTTCATGTGCTTGCAGCCTTTCTTCTACCCGCTTCATTATTCTGGCTTCCATCTGTTTTAGTATGCTGTCGTCAAGTtctagtgtgctacactcggctggTGGGCGTTGTTGTACCCTCCGTTGTAGATCTTGGACTTTATTTTTTAGAGCCCAGATGGTCGCTGTCTGAGCAGGCAAGATGGTCGAGGCACTTGTAGTATTTAAAGAACTGGGCCCGTCAAAACCGGTCACAGCGGCGGCGTAACTGATTCCCCTAACGGAGCGAGACTATGATGGCTTGCGCGATTCAGAGCGACCTTTTTTCTTAAAGCGAGAGTGACTTCGGTAAAATTTTGGGGGAAAAGAGGGGGCGCGTGAAATTTCTGGTGTGATAACTGACCCGGGTAAATCATTGGTGCAAGCACTGCAGCGATTCTCACGGGCGCGGGCTTTATCGAGCTGCTGTCGTCTTACTTGATAAGTAGGGGAGTTGCCCGGTGTTTCTTCTTGCATTTTCTTTTCCAGCAGTCTCATGGtcttctccgcagatcttgcacattggttggcagtcatgtggttctgtgtccttgtcgtggccaCATTTGTATCAGAAGTTCACTTTCGGATGAGGGCAGATGTCTTTTCGGTGACCTATGGAGCCAAAGGTTCGGCAATATAGGATGGACTTCCGGTATTGCTTGCATCGCTAGTCTCCACTGAGGTACGTTACGTAAAAAGTAACGTGCTGCCCGTCGAAAGTGATAACTGCAGCTGTGAAAgatcccagcatgcgcgcgccaagGACGTGGTAACTGGGGTCTACGAGAAGTCCTGCAACAATCTCTGTGGAGCTTGTTCCTGGTTCGAGGCCGTAGATCACTCCGCGGCACACACCATTGGGGTTTCGAGTGTGCGGATTTATTTGATATATTACTTCACCGAGCTGTATAGCATTTATAATTTGCAGTTGGGAAGCTCGTTCAGTACTCGCTGTGCTTGCGATGATCACATTCTCTACTTTCTCCACCTGCACTCGCACATGGTCATAGAAGTCCTGCTGGTCAAGCCACTGGATCTTCCGATGGTATGTGTAACTTCGATGAGTGTTCGTTTTGAAAGATCTAGTCCTGGTTGCGGGCCGATACAATTTTCAAGTCATCAGCAGGGAATGGCAGCATCCTAGTCCTGCGTTGACGTTGCGGTTGAGATTCGGCGTCTGGCTTCACaggttgcgtagctcgttcttTGGCTGACTTGtcttctttggctgacctgcctttacggccagcgtgaagccactcaatgtgggctttgcctgtcgttttgccactattttcatcAAACGTTCATTGTGATGCCGTTCTTGAGTTACCCTCCGTGTTGTGGACTTGCATCATACTCGGGCTTTCTTGACGTGGGTTAGACGTCTGCGTTTCCATGAGAGCTTTAGCACTTTACCTTAGATGCTGCGTGTCTCTGTGTTGCGTGAGCAGCGTGCTCGTGCACCTGTGAGCCGCTGGCGCCCAGCTCGTTTTGCAGGCCCGTGCTCGTGCCACAGCGGCGTTCTCGTGCAGCGCAACCTCTGAATTCCTTGGCGATGTTGCGTCCCCCCGAACAGGCACAATATGTTTAGAGTTCAATATCTAGTAAAAAAAGTACCCTCACTGCGATGAGTCTGGTATCAAACCATGCCCTGCGACGTGAGGAATCCCAGGTCACCAAATGCAAGCTGTGTCCAGGCAGGGTTgcaaagaaaatagcaataaGAGCAGGAGCCCATGTGAGGTGCGACTACACACCTAAGCCACCTGGCGGCCACCGCATTGGTGGAAAAATTATAAACAAAACTTCAACCTCAATCTTCTTCGCTAATATTAAGCTTATGATAGTCAAACAAATGCTACCAGAgttttcagagtgcagtttgtcaatctagaACAAATAATTGTTTCACAACAGTGTTCCTTTAATGTCACAGAACGTCAAAATGCATTGACCCGCACTTTCAAATGCGTATGTGTTGAACACAGCACTGTTCTTTTAGCTGTTAAAGATGCAAAAAAGCAAAGCTAACACCCCAATATGGCGTATCCAAACCCACCCATAGGATGGCCTATAGTATCAATGATAACACAGGTCAGCACAGTTCGTGGGTTTTCGATGCTTGGAAAAAAACTTAACCTATCACAAGTATCCAATTCCTTAATTCATCTTATCTTCATTTAACTTGTCTTTGCAGGTACTTCCACTGTGACGCGTCGAACCCGAGGCAAGAACGGTGCTCGGTGCCGCCATCGTGTTGCCGCCCCGAGTCAACTTTCACCGGCATCTTCTGTGGGCGCAGCGTACTGAACTTGTCCGATCACGAGGCGTGGTTCCGCGTTCACACGGGAAGCTGCCCTGACGCGACAAACCGCTACGTGAAGGAGCACGTCATGATCATCGGGGGTGTCTGCCTCGTCGCTGTCATTGTTCTGGCCTTCATAGACATGGTTACGAATGCCGTAATTGACAAGATCGACATCATTCGGAAGATATATGACCATGTCAACGGTGCAGAGGGTGGAGTGTCATCCACATTCACAACCTAAGAGGCAATATTCGTTATAACGTGTCCCGTTTGTTTTTCTCTTTACATATACACGTTCAATCTTTCTTGGTAATCAATCTTGTTCCCTTTTATAAACTTTTTTAAAATATCTTTAGCACATCAGGCCACAATAGCGAATAATCGCAACCTAAATAGTTGATCGAAAGATGTGAAAATTCAAGAGCTTGGTTTTCTTTGTTACACGTTATAATAAATAATCTTAACAGAAAATGACGCATGGAAAgtctacgaaaaaaagaaaagtaggcaAGAACGTACCTTGCTGTAAGCGGTAATCCATCTGTCCTCTTTAGGCAGGCATCCTCTTTAGGCAGACAATCTCAGAGTCAAGGCCGCTAGTAGCCCTGAAAACAtctttcggcctgttggcgtcacgCACCACGTGAatatattacgagctggcagctaaaTAATAATCACTTGCATACAGCCTAAATACATCAAGTCTTCCAGAACAAAAGCCTCACTATTAACAAAGGAAAGAAATCGGAAATTTAAGGCTCATTCGTCATTACCTATTTCCCTCTGGGAATATGGATGAGGAATAAAGTGGTACAGTACATGACGTAGAGGTGACACCGTCTTTGAATGAAAAAGCTGAAATCTACCTAGACAGAGGGATTTTGATTCCCAGAAAAGCATAGAGGCCTGCGTTGGTAACAGTGTTCTCTTGCCTGCTCCTCTACACCGGGTTAGGAAAACGGGAAAGCAACCACACGATGGAAAACAATGTTGATATATGGTTGTGAATATATACCGTTGCTACAAGTTGACCAAGTGCTATATTCTACATCGAGTCGAATAATTTACAAGAAGGTTATAAGTGCTCTTACGACCACAGTCTCACTGTTGACCTCAAGTGAAGCGCCGAACACAAGTTTATCACGTTGCGGCACATTACGATATCgacaagtaaaataa
Protein-coding regions in this window:
- the LOC119187229 gene encoding tetraspanin-33-like translates to MSEQSRGRLSECTSSLRQPVSVCSLEKEETVLLDVNPAVRCPLLLLNLLLWFVGISLIWAALRMFMDSWDKEEEHVLERLDISGMLLTHMEVLLFLFGLALFTISSCGCVGALRENTFLLRVYSFALTILIVVNFVLGVLVYFVPGSMKSVIKTTMSEKLVVHYRYSQDIHDLVDAIQRYLKCCGMTSRNFRDWNDNMYFHCDASNPRQERCSVPPSCCRPESTFTGIFCGRSVLNLSDHEAWFRVHTGSCPDATNRYVKEHVMIIGGVCLVAVIVLAFIDMVTNAVIDKIDIIRKIYDHVNGAEGGVSSTFTT